Proteins from one Longimicrobiaceae bacterium genomic window:
- a CDS encoding MbtH family protein, with amino-acid sequence MSQNDREDTTIYQVVMNHEEQYSIWPADRELPLGWNAVGKQGSKAECLAYIEEVWTDMRPLSLRKKMEEMQQSGQA; translated from the coding sequence ATGAGCCAGAACGACCGCGAAGACACCACCATCTACCAGGTGGTGATGAACCACGAAGAGCAGTATTCCATCTGGCCGGCCGACCGCGAGCTGCCGCTGGGCTGGAACGCCGTGGGCAAGCAGGGCAGCAAGGCCGAGTGCCTGGCCTACATCGAAGAGGTGTGGACCGACATGCGCCCGCTGTCGCTGCGCAAGAAGATGGAAGAGATGCAGCAGAGCGGTCAGGCCTGA
- a CDS encoding acyltransferase domain-containing protein produces the protein MTDTVEPAGAPALRQAAPAARPWQLLAFAAPEAEMEAATDRLAEHLRAHPDADLAAVARALHARAGAGGRRRVLVAKDAEDAAAALAARDPQRVFTAAEPDGGERPVVFLFPGLGEQYVGMARGLYRAEPAFRAELDRCADVLLPHLGADLREVLFPDAPEAPAGGAPAGGGIDLRAMLGRMKQQGDAATQRLNRTELAQPAVFAVEVALARLWLSWGVRPVGMIGHSLGEYAAATVAGVLPLEGALELVARRAAMIGELPGGVMLAVPLSEEDARPLLSGGLAIGAVNAPSTCVVSGPEDAVAAMEAKLAEMQLVSRRLPTTHAFHSPMMEPVARAFTEMVRGMELGEPSLPFVSNVTGTWVTADEARDPGYWTRHLVGTVRFADGVRELASDPRRVFVEVGPGQTLGAFARQSGASQQIVLPSIRQSYNKQPDTAFLLGSLGRLWLAGVPVAWDGLYPGTPPTPADLSAVFAD, from the coding sequence GTGACAGACACCGTGGAGCCTGCCGGCGCCCCCGCGCTCCGGCAGGCCGCGCCCGCCGCCCGGCCGTGGCAGCTGCTGGCATTCGCCGCGCCCGAGGCCGAGATGGAAGCCGCCACCGACCGCCTCGCCGAGCACCTCCGCGCGCACCCGGACGCGGACCTCGCCGCCGTCGCGCGGGCGCTGCATGCGCGCGCGGGGGCGGGCGGGCGACGGCGCGTGCTCGTGGCCAAGGACGCGGAAGATGCCGCCGCGGCGCTCGCCGCGCGCGACCCGCAGCGCGTCTTCACCGCCGCCGAGCCGGACGGGGGCGAGCGGCCGGTCGTCTTCCTCTTCCCCGGCCTTGGCGAGCAGTACGTGGGCATGGCGCGCGGCCTGTACCGCGCCGAGCCCGCGTTCCGCGCCGAGCTGGACCGCTGCGCGGACGTGCTGCTGCCGCACCTGGGCGCCGACCTGCGCGAGGTGCTCTTCCCCGACGCGCCCGAGGCCCCGGCCGGCGGCGCGCCCGCCGGTGGCGGCATCGACCTGCGCGCCATGCTGGGGCGCATGAAGCAGCAGGGCGACGCGGCCACCCAGCGCCTCAACCGCACCGAGCTGGCGCAGCCCGCCGTCTTCGCGGTCGAGGTCGCGCTCGCGCGGCTCTGGCTGTCGTGGGGCGTGCGGCCGGTGGGGATGATCGGCCACTCGCTGGGCGAGTACGCCGCCGCCACCGTGGCCGGCGTGCTGCCGCTGGAGGGCGCGCTGGAGCTCGTCGCCCGCCGCGCGGCGATGATCGGCGAGCTGCCTGGCGGCGTGATGCTCGCCGTCCCGCTGTCGGAAGAAGATGCGCGGCCGCTGCTCTCCGGCGGCCTCGCCATCGGCGCCGTCAACGCGCCCTCGACCTGCGTCGTCTCCGGGCCGGAGGATGCGGTCGCCGCGATGGAGGCGAAGCTCGCGGAGATGCAGCTCGTCTCGCGCAGGCTCCCCACGACGCACGCCTTCCACTCGCCCATGATGGAGCCGGTGGCCCGCGCCTTCACCGAGATGGTGCGCGGGATGGAGCTGGGCGAGCCGTCGCTGCCCTTCGTCTCCAACGTCACCGGCACGTGGGTGACGGCGGACGAGGCGCGCGACCCCGGCTACTGGACGCGGCACCTCGTGGGCACCGTCCGCTTCGCCGACGGCGTGCGCGAGCTGGCGTCGGACCCGCGCCGCGTGTTCGTGGAGGTGGGGCCGGGGCAGACGCTGGGCGCCTTCGCGCGGCAGTCCGGCGCGTCGCAGCAGATCGTGCTGCCGTCGATCCGCCAGTCGTACAACAAGCAGCCCGACACCGCGTTCCTGCTGGGCTCGCTGGGCCGCCTGTGGCTCGCCGGCGTCCCCGTCGCCTGGGACGGCCTGTACCCCGGCACGCCGCCGACCCCCGCCGACCTCTCCGCCGTCTTCGCGGACTGA
- a CDS encoding 3-hydroxyacyl-CoA dehydrogenase family protein: MQIKTVGVVGAGVMGVGVAQDLAQTGHRAILLDVSQEILDRARGEIEKAVRFHGFFAKQKGGPSQAEVMSRITFTTDYAPFAEADFVIENATEKEPIKKTIYPVLDEVCPPHACFAANTSCISITRIGSWTERPEKVLGMHFMNPVPLKPVVETIRGHFTTQETIDTALGMLKQMNKEGIVVNDLPGFVSNRVLMITINEAAWEVMDGVASAADIDRIFVTCFGHKMGPLATGDLIGLDTILYSLEVLYESYNDSKFRPCPLLRKMVDAGLHGRKSGQGFFDYSAQGVTAPAGKVAVGV; the protein is encoded by the coding sequence ATGCAGATCAAGACCGTAGGCGTCGTCGGCGCCGGGGTGATGGGCGTGGGCGTCGCGCAGGACCTGGCGCAGACCGGCCACCGCGCGATCCTGCTGGACGTGAGCCAGGAGATCCTGGACCGCGCGCGCGGCGAGATCGAGAAGGCCGTGCGCTTCCACGGCTTCTTCGCCAAGCAGAAGGGCGGCCCCAGCCAGGCCGAGGTGATGTCGCGCATCACCTTCACCACCGACTACGCGCCCTTCGCCGAGGCCGACTTCGTGATCGAGAACGCCACGGAGAAGGAGCCCATCAAGAAGACCATCTACCCCGTGCTGGACGAGGTCTGCCCGCCGCACGCCTGCTTCGCGGCCAACACCTCGTGCATCTCCATCACCCGCATCGGGTCGTGGACCGAGCGGCCGGAGAAGGTGCTGGGGATGCACTTCATGAACCCGGTGCCGCTCAAGCCGGTGGTGGAGACCATCCGCGGCCACTTCACCACGCAGGAGACGATCGACACCGCGCTGGGCATGCTCAAGCAGATGAACAAGGAGGGCATCGTCGTCAACGACCTGCCCGGCTTCGTGAGCAACCGCGTGCTGATGATCACCATCAACGAGGCGGCGTGGGAGGTGATGGACGGCGTGGCGAGCGCGGCCGACATCGACCGCATCTTCGTGACCTGCTTCGGGCACAAGATGGGGCCGCTGGCCACGGGCGACCTGATCGGGCTGGACACCATCCTGTACTCGCTGGAAGTGCTGTACGAGAGCTACAACGACTCCAAGTTCCGCCCCTGCCCGCTGCTTCGGAAGATGGTTGACGCCGGCCTGCACGGCCGGAAGAGCGGCCAGGGCTTCTTCGACTACTCCGCCCAAGGCGTGACGGCGCCGGCGGGTAAGGTGGCGGTGGGGGTTTAG
- a CDS encoding acyl-CoA dehydrogenase family protein translates to MQPTAQSPAVLDGPADAEPGLRMGLSAAQEAARAEFAAFVDREIAPFAGEWDRASATPPEVVRKVAEAGYLGALLPESVGGAGMDAVTFTLLNEELGRGCSSIRSLLTVHSMCSAAVLKWGSRDLKERWLGPLARGEVIGCFGLSEPDVGSDASAVETTATLDGDEYVLNGRKKWTTYGQIGGLYLIFAKSDGKPVAFVVERDAPGFSVTPLHGITGTRASMLAELHMDDCRVPKANRLAGPGFGLAVAIATLEVGRLSVAAGSVGIVRACLDASLAYASQRRQFGVPIKDHQLVQRMVTDIATEWRAARLLCLRAAWLRDQGDPGAAAEIFVAKYFSSTAATRAALSAVQIHGANGCTEDYPVERYLRDSRVMEIIEGSTQIQQTTIGTQEFQAFAQGRG, encoded by the coding sequence ATGCAACCCACCGCGCAGTCCCCAGCCGTCCTCGACGGGCCCGCAGACGCCGAGCCCGGCCTCCGCATGGGGCTGAGCGCGGCGCAGGAGGCGGCGCGGGCGGAGTTCGCCGCGTTCGTCGACCGCGAGATCGCGCCGTTCGCGGGCGAGTGGGACCGCGCGTCCGCCACCCCGCCCGAAGTGGTCCGCAAGGTCGCCGAGGCGGGCTACCTCGGCGCGCTGCTGCCGGAGTCCGTGGGCGGCGCGGGAATGGACGCGGTCACGTTCACGCTGCTCAACGAGGAGCTGGGCCGCGGCTGCTCGTCCATCCGCTCGCTGCTCACGGTGCACAGCATGTGCTCCGCCGCGGTGCTGAAGTGGGGCTCGCGCGACCTCAAGGAGCGCTGGCTGGGCCCGCTCGCGCGCGGCGAGGTGATCGGCTGCTTCGGGCTCAGCGAGCCGGACGTGGGCAGCGACGCATCTGCCGTGGAGACCACGGCCACGCTGGACGGCGACGAGTACGTGCTGAACGGCCGGAAGAAGTGGACGACGTACGGCCAGATCGGCGGCCTGTACCTCATCTTCGCCAAGAGCGACGGCAAGCCGGTCGCCTTCGTGGTCGAGCGCGACGCCCCGGGCTTCAGCGTCACGCCGCTGCACGGCATCACCGGCACGCGCGCGTCCATGCTGGCCGAGCTGCACATGGACGATTGCCGCGTGCCCAAGGCGAACCGCCTGGCCGGCCCCGGCTTCGGCCTGGCGGTCGCCATCGCCACGCTGGAAGTCGGCCGCCTGAGCGTGGCCGCGGGCAGCGTAGGCATCGTGCGCGCGTGCCTGGACGCGTCGCTGGCGTACGCGAGCCAGCGGCGGCAGTTCGGCGTGCCCATCAAGGACCACCAGCTCGTGCAGCGCATGGTCACCGACATCGCCACCGAGTGGCGTGCCGCACGCCTGCTCTGCCTGCGCGCCGCCTGGCTGCGCGACCAGGGCGACCCCGGCGCGGCCGCGGAGATCTTCGTCGCCAAGTACTTCTCCAGCACCGCGGCCACACGCGCCGCGCTCAGCGCCGTGCAGATCCACGGCGCCAACGGTTGCACCGAGGACTACCCGGTGGAGCGCTACCTCCGCGACTCCCGCGTCATGGAGATCATCGAGGGCAGCACGCAGATCCAGCAGACCACCATCGGCACGCAGGAGTTCCAGGCCTTCGCCCAGGGCCGCGGGTAG
- a CDS encoding thioesterase domain-containing protein — protein MNRSALNSWVTFPRPNPQARLRLFCFPYAGGGASVFFGWPALLPPDVEVCAVQPPGREGRLVEKPYSDMLELVERMGPELLPYMDKPFAFAGHSNGAVMAFELTRKLRREGRTLPLHLFVTGRPAPQLPNRHPPIHDLPEPRFIEELRRLQGTPEEVLQNREIMELITPLLRADFSLAETYKYSPEPALDVPLSAYGGIGDADVRPDEVEPWGEQTGAAFTFRTFPGDHFFINTQRQMVLEQMSAELRGVTARLARGAAAHGF, from the coding sequence ATGAACAGAAGCGCGCTGAACTCGTGGGTCACCTTTCCGCGCCCCAACCCCCAGGCGCGGCTGCGGCTGTTCTGCTTCCCGTACGCGGGCGGCGGCGCCTCGGTCTTCTTCGGCTGGCCCGCGCTGCTGCCGCCGGACGTGGAGGTGTGCGCTGTGCAGCCGCCCGGCCGCGAAGGCCGCCTGGTGGAGAAGCCGTACAGCGACATGCTGGAGCTGGTGGAGCGCATGGGGCCCGAGCTTCTGCCGTACATGGACAAGCCGTTCGCCTTCGCCGGCCACAGCAACGGCGCGGTGATGGCCTTCGAGCTCACCCGCAAGCTGCGCCGCGAAGGCCGCACGCTGCCGCTGCACCTGTTCGTCACGGGCCGGCCGGCGCCGCAGCTCCCGAATCGCCATCCGCCCATCCACGACCTTCCCGAGCCGCGGTTCATCGAGGAGCTTCGGCGCCTGCAGGGCACGCCCGAAGAGGTCCTGCAGAACCGCGAGATCATGGAGTTGATCACCCCCCTGCTCCGCGCGGACTTCTCGCTGGCGGAGACGTACAAGTACAGCCCGGAGCCGGCGCTGGACGTGCCGCTTTCGGCCTACGGCGGCATCGGCGACGCGGACGTGCGCCCGGACGAGGTGGAGCCCTGGGGCGAGCAGACCGGCGCGGCGTTCACCTTCCGCACCTTCCCTGGCGACCATTTCTTCATCAACACCCAGCGGCAGATGGTGCTGGAGCAGATGTCGGCCGAGCTGCGCGGCGTCACTGCCCGGCTGGCACGCGGTGCCGCGGCGCATGGCTTCTGA
- a CDS encoding 4'-phosphopantetheinyl transferase superfamily protein: MASEHGWDGAPADLALAGGDVHVWRASLEPPAPELARLAATLAEDEQVRAARFRFPVHRDRYVAGRGILRVLLGRYLGIRPREVRLTYTAHGKPALADQGGAGGLCFNVSNTEALGLYAFARGRHLGVDVEHVRPMPDGVAIARRFFSAPENEVFAALPEEGRELAFFTCWTRKEAYIKAVGEGLSMPLDRFDVTLVPGDPARLLATRPDASEAARWVLHELHPGAGFVGALMVEGSGCAISCYDWPGDALTSASPAFENAAR; encoded by the coding sequence ATGGCTTCTGAGCACGGCTGGGACGGCGCGCCGGCGGACCTGGCTCTCGCCGGCGGCGACGTCCACGTCTGGCGCGCCTCGCTGGAGCCGCCCGCGCCCGAGCTGGCGCGCCTCGCCGCCACGCTCGCGGAAGACGAGCAGGTGCGGGCGGCGCGGTTCCGCTTCCCCGTGCACCGCGACCGCTACGTCGCCGGCCGCGGCATCCTGCGCGTGCTCCTGGGCCGCTACCTGGGCATCCGCCCGCGCGAGGTGCGCCTGACGTACACCGCGCACGGAAAGCCCGCCCTGGCCGATCAAGGCGGGGCGGGCGGGCTGTGCTTCAACGTGTCCAACACCGAGGCGCTGGGGCTCTACGCCTTCGCGCGCGGGCGCCACCTGGGCGTGGACGTGGAGCACGTGCGCCCCATGCCCGACGGCGTCGCAATCGCCCGCCGCTTCTTCTCCGCGCCGGAGAACGAGGTCTTCGCCGCGCTGCCTGAAGAAGGGCGCGAGCTGGCGTTCTTCACCTGCTGGACGCGCAAGGAAGCGTACATCAAGGCCGTCGGCGAGGGCCTGTCGATGCCGCTGGACCGCTTCGACGTCACCCTCGTCCCCGGCGACCCCGCGCGCCTCCTCGCCACGCGCCCGGATGCGTCGGAGGCCGCCCGCTGGGTACTCCACGAGCTGCACCCCGGCGCCGGGTTCGTCGGCGCTCTCATGGTGGAGGGCAGCGGCTGCGCCATCTCCTGCTACGACTGGCCGGGAGATGCGCTCACGTCCGCATCCCCCGCGTTCGAGAACGCCGCACGCTGA
- a CDS encoding helix-turn-helix domain-containing protein, translating to MGGKAYRCRFVPGWEALRQAVTDAPPAALLIVDPYEGTHRDGQLSPELRALLWEFPSATVLAALQIRPGRSHDLRTLGEWGVTDIISLEEDDTSESIARRLRAAQGRPLQNLLERSLPPSTSGKARMLLMTAAEVVSMGGRGKDLARALHLSERTVLRWAERAGLPPPRRLMAWMRILQAASLLDDPGRTVLSVAYACSYASDSSLRRAMQDFLGTIPTTLRREGAFVRASRTFLEELTDLRMWGKERRRGQRVGS from the coding sequence GTGGGCGGAAAAGCCTACCGCTGCCGCTTCGTTCCGGGGTGGGAAGCGCTGCGCCAGGCGGTCACCGACGCGCCCCCCGCCGCCCTCCTGATCGTGGACCCGTACGAGGGCACGCACCGCGACGGGCAGCTCTCGCCCGAGCTGCGCGCCCTGCTCTGGGAGTTCCCCTCCGCCACCGTGCTCGCCGCCCTCCAGATCCGCCCCGGCCGGTCGCACGACCTGCGCACGCTGGGCGAGTGGGGCGTGACCGACATCATCTCGCTCGAGGAGGACGACACCTCCGAGTCGATCGCACGGCGGCTGCGGGCGGCGCAGGGCCGGCCCCTGCAGAACCTGCTGGAGCGCTCGCTCCCGCCGTCCACCTCGGGCAAGGCGCGCATGCTGCTGATGACGGCGGCCGAGGTCGTCTCCATGGGCGGGCGCGGCAAGGACCTGGCGCGCGCCCTCCACCTCTCCGAGCGCACGGTGCTGCGCTGGGCCGAGCGCGCCGGCCTTCCCCCGCCCCGCAGGCTGATGGCGTGGATGCGCATCCTCCAGGCCGCGTCGCTGCTGGACGACCCGGGGCGGACGGTGCTGAGCGTGGCCTACGCGTGCAGCTATGCGTCCGACAGCAGCCTGCGGCGGGCGATGCAGGACTTCCTGGGCACCATCCCCACTACGTTACGGCGGGAAGGTGCGTTCGTCCGGGCGTCGCGGACGTTCCTGGAAGAGCTCACCGACCTGCGCATGTGGGGCAAGGAGCGCCGCCGAGGCCAGCGCGTCGGTTCCTGA
- a CDS encoding tetratricopeptide repeat protein — MKAPRPKAPPARAPRRWRTPPPLTRGSETLEGMDILREVGGDAGILLWQSYRNVMLWASSEPEERGKMFSPEAGRKRLAELLEAQVPAQIVDSLVTVGRMIGSPGAGHGEAVAEACAAIGTWADREGAQATALAFRQAAALSAPMNAAFAYAVGKLARRRGEAPRAETWFRHAVMIGRQSGDWTSYSQAYISLGNMLRERGNLPAAQRMHVKALRAARRKGLRHVQGKALHELFIIATETGRNDQAEQYAKQAFKAYGPQHDLLPTLAHDVAYFWMDQGDFARVIPVFEALLPHFATPPLRMTVLSHIARAAGGTGQRDLFRKSWVEVTRMAKDPDTITVQAGALLELGQGAASLGEWDRAEQAAQQALRVAKERGEAKYRMGAEALLEHVQSGRSSQAAVASQRQPSSGAQAADWLAGEMVRSLEAAVAA, encoded by the coding sequence ATGAAAGCCCCCCGCCCCAAGGCTCCGCCCGCACGCGCACCCCGCCGGTGGCGCACACCGCCCCCGCTCACGCGCGGCTCCGAGACGCTGGAGGGCATGGACATCCTCCGCGAGGTCGGCGGCGACGCGGGGATACTGCTCTGGCAGTCGTACCGCAACGTGATGCTGTGGGCCTCGTCCGAGCCCGAGGAGCGCGGGAAGATGTTCTCGCCCGAGGCGGGCCGTAAGCGCCTGGCCGAGCTGCTCGAGGCGCAGGTGCCCGCGCAGATCGTGGACTCGCTGGTCACCGTGGGCCGCATGATCGGCTCGCCGGGCGCCGGGCACGGCGAGGCCGTGGCCGAAGCCTGCGCCGCCATCGGCACGTGGGCCGACCGCGAGGGCGCGCAGGCGACCGCGCTCGCCTTCCGGCAGGCGGCGGCGCTCTCGGCGCCCATGAACGCGGCGTTCGCGTACGCGGTGGGCAAGCTGGCCCGCCGCCGCGGCGAGGCTCCCCGCGCCGAGACCTGGTTCCGCCACGCGGTGATGATCGGCCGCCAGAGTGGCGACTGGACGTCGTACTCGCAGGCCTACATCTCGCTGGGCAACATGCTGCGCGAGCGCGGCAACCTGCCCGCCGCCCAGCGCATGCACGTGAAGGCGCTGCGCGCCGCCCGCCGCAAGGGCCTGCGGCACGTGCAGGGCAAGGCGCTGCACGAGCTGTTCATCATCGCGACCGAGACGGGCCGCAACGACCAGGCGGAGCAGTACGCCAAGCAGGCGTTCAAGGCGTACGGCCCGCAGCACGACCTGCTGCCCACGCTGGCGCACGACGTGGCGTACTTCTGGATGGACCAGGGCGACTTCGCGCGGGTGATCCCGGTGTTCGAGGCGCTGCTGCCTCACTTCGCCACGCCGCCGCTGCGCATGACGGTGCTGTCGCACATCGCCCGCGCCGCCGGCGGCACGGGCCAGCGCGATCTCTTCCGCAAGTCGTGGGTCGAGGTGACGCGCATGGCCAAGGACCCCGACACCATCACTGTGCAGGCCGGCGCGCTGCTCGAGCTGGGCCAGGGCGCGGCCAGCCTGGGCGAGTGGGACCGCGCCGAGCAGGCCGCGCAGCAGGCGCTGCGGGTGGCCAAGGAGCGCGGCGAGGCCAAGTACCGCATGGGCGCGGAAGCGCTCCTGGAGCACGTGCAGAGCGGCCGCAGCTCGCAGGCGGCGGTGGCTTCGCAGCGGCAGCCGAGCAGCGGCGCGCAGGCGGCCGACTGGCTGGCCGGCGAGATGGTGCGCTCGCTCGAGGCGGCGGTCGCGGCCTGA
- a CDS encoding AAA family ATPase — protein sequence MSTPAVRPDLEITLRLAVMEAARRGHRLAGLEHLLFALLHDDAALQAVRGAGGDPEALRARLDRFLRDEVPPASHAVDEASPTLAFRRVVHEAALHVLRSGKDEVTGAHVLASLWGEADAFAVHFMEEQGMSRLAVLRYISHGTAHAAADAPRPPRVHADDDQPDVADGDSALARFAVSLNEMAAAGRVDPLIGREAEIARAVHVLARRRKNNPLFVGDPGVGKTALVEGLALRIHAGEVPEPLRDAEIFALDLGALLAGTRYRGDFEERLKAVLAELAAHPHAILFVDEIHTLVGAGTTSGGSVDASNLLKPALAAGLRCIGSTTWEELRSHFEKDRALARRFQKVEVPEASIPDTVRILDGLRPRYEAFHGVRYTEGAIRAAAELAARHLHEKRLPDKAIDLLDEAGAEVRLRSVGAAEPPEVDEQTVERILATMARIPPKTVAGSDRERLRGLEAELKRRVFGQDAAVERVVSAIKLSRAGLRDPEKPVGSFLFTGPTGVGKTEVARSLAEAMGITLIRFDMSEYMESHTVSRLIGAPPGYVGFEQAGLLTDAVARTPHAVLLLDEIEKAHPDVFNVLLQVMDYGRLTDANGKQADFRNVVLVMTSNVGAEEMARRRAGFGGGEAGGEDERAYEKTFSPEFRNRLDARIPFAPLTLAVMERIVDRTVAALAVRLAAKGVELEVTPAARAWLAQGGLDPKNGARPLARLVQEEVLRPMGEEILFGALEHGGYATVDRRGGKLDIRYTAARDVQTTAPPEVDEKRPLPETTPRH from the coding sequence ATGTCCACCCCCGCAGTGCGCCCGGACCTGGAGATCACCCTGCGGCTGGCCGTCATGGAAGCCGCACGCCGCGGCCACCGTCTGGCCGGGCTGGAGCACCTGCTCTTCGCTCTTCTTCACGACGACGCCGCGCTCCAGGCCGTGCGCGGCGCCGGCGGCGACCCCGAGGCTCTGCGGGCGCGCTTGGACCGCTTCCTCCGCGACGAGGTGCCGCCCGCATCGCACGCGGTCGATGAAGCCTCGCCGACGCTGGCCTTCCGCCGGGTGGTGCACGAGGCCGCGCTGCACGTGCTCCGCTCCGGGAAGGACGAGGTGACGGGCGCCCACGTCCTGGCGTCTCTGTGGGGCGAGGCCGACGCGTTCGCGGTGCACTTCATGGAGGAGCAGGGGATGAGCCGCCTGGCCGTGCTGCGCTACATCTCCCACGGCACCGCCCACGCCGCCGCCGACGCTCCTCGCCCCCCGCGCGTGCACGCGGACGACGACCAGCCGGACGTGGCGGACGGAGACAGCGCGCTGGCCCGTTTCGCCGTGTCGCTCAACGAGATGGCCGCCGCGGGGCGCGTGGACCCGCTGATCGGCCGTGAGGCGGAGATCGCCCGGGCCGTGCACGTGCTGGCGCGGCGCCGCAAGAACAACCCGCTCTTCGTGGGCGACCCGGGTGTGGGCAAGACCGCGCTGGTGGAAGGGCTGGCCCTCCGGATCCACGCGGGCGAAGTGCCCGAACCGTTGCGGGATGCGGAGATCTTCGCGCTCGATCTTGGCGCGCTGCTGGCGGGCACGCGGTACCGCGGCGACTTCGAGGAGCGCCTGAAGGCCGTGCTGGCCGAGCTCGCCGCCCACCCCCACGCCATCCTCTTCGTGGACGAGATCCACACCCTCGTGGGCGCCGGCACCACCAGCGGCGGCAGCGTGGACGCCTCCAATCTCCTCAAGCCGGCGCTCGCTGCGGGCTTGCGCTGCATCGGATCGACCACGTGGGAGGAGCTCCGGTCGCACTTCGAGAAGGACCGCGCGCTCGCCCGCCGCTTCCAGAAGGTGGAGGTGCCCGAAGCCTCGATTCCGGACACCGTGCGCATTCTGGACGGGCTGCGGCCCCGGTACGAGGCGTTCCACGGCGTACGCTACACCGAAGGCGCCATCCGCGCGGCCGCCGAGCTCGCCGCCCGCCATCTGCACGAGAAACGGCTCCCCGACAAGGCGATCGACCTGCTGGACGAGGCCGGCGCGGAAGTCCGCCTGCGCTCAGTGGGCGCCGCCGAGCCGCCGGAGGTGGACGAGCAGACGGTCGAGCGCATCCTCGCGACCATGGCACGGATCCCGCCAAAGACGGTGGCGGGAAGTGACCGTGAAAGGCTCCGCGGGCTGGAGGCGGAGCTGAAGCGGCGCGTCTTCGGGCAGGACGCCGCGGTGGAGCGGGTGGTCTCGGCGATCAAGCTCTCCCGCGCCGGGCTGCGCGACCCGGAGAAGCCGGTGGGCTCGTTCCTCTTCACCGGCCCCACCGGCGTAGGCAAGACCGAGGTCGCGCGCAGCCTGGCCGAGGCGATGGGCATCACGCTCATCCGCTTCGACATGAGCGAGTACATGGAGAGCCACACCGTCTCGCGCCTCATCGGGGCGCCGCCGGGCTACGTGGGCTTCGAGCAGGCGGGCCTGCTCACCGACGCGGTGGCGCGCACCCCCCACGCCGTGCTGCTGCTGGACGAGATCGAGAAGGCGCACCCCGACGTCTTCAACGTCCTGCTGCAGGTGATGGACTACGGCCGTCTCACGGACGCCAACGGCAAGCAGGCCGACTTCCGCAACGTCGTCCTGGTGATGACCAGCAACGTGGGCGCCGAGGAGATGGCGCGCCGCCGCGCGGGTTTTGGAGGCGGAGAAGCGGGCGGCGAGGACGAGCGGGCGTACGAGAAGACCTTCTCGCCCGAGTTCCGCAACCGGCTGGACGCGCGCATCCCCTTCGCACCACTCACCTTGGCCGTGATGGAGCGCATCGTGGACCGGACGGTAGCGGCGCTCGCCGTCCGTTTGGCCGCCAAGGGAGTGGAGCTGGAGGTGACCCCGGCCGCCCGCGCGTGGCTGGCCCAAGGCGGGCTGGACCCGAAGAACGGTGCACGGCCCCTTGCCCGCCTGGTGCAGGAAGAGGTGCTGCGGCCTATGGGAGAGGAGATCCTTTTCGGCGCGCTGGAGCACGGCGGCTACGCGACGGTGGACAGGCGTGGTGGAAAGTTGGACATACGCTACACGGCGGCGCGGGATGTGCAAACTACCGCACCGCCGGAGGTGGACGAAAAGCGTCCGCTTCCGGAAACAACCCCACGGCATTAG
- a CDS encoding ATP-dependent Clp protease adaptor ClpS, whose protein sequence is MSRERETERQEGVDVAERPSARTPRRHHVVLHNDDYTTMEFVVDVLVTVFGKTETEAMRVMLEVHHAGTGVAGTYTRDVAETLAAEATEAAQAQGYPLLVTTEPE, encoded by the coding sequence GTGAGCCGCGAGCGCGAGACCGAGCGCCAGGAGGGCGTGGACGTGGCCGAGCGGCCATCCGCCCGCACCCCGCGCCGCCACCACGTGGTGCTGCACAACGACGACTACACGACCATGGAGTTCGTGGTCGACGTGCTGGTCACCGTCTTCGGGAAGACCGAGACCGAGGCCATGCGCGTGATGCTGGAGGTGCACCACGCAGGCACCGGCGTGGCGGGCACCTACACGCGCGACGTGGCCGAGACCCTGGCCGCCGAGGCCACCGAGGCCGCGCAGGCGCAGGGCTACCCCCTGCTGGTCACGACCGAGCCCGAATAG